AAATGACCCTTTTCGAGCTCTCCACCGCCGTCATCAACCACCTTCCCCTCAAAATCATCGTCCTCAACAACCATTACCTCGGCATGATTCGCCAATGGCAAGAGCTCTTTTTCGACAACCACGAATCCGGCTCCGACCTGCCCGGCAACCCCGATTTCGTCAAACTCGCCGAAGCCTATGGCGCCGGCGGCGTCAACATCACCTCGACCGCCGAGCTCGAAGCCAAGTTAACCCAAGCCTTCGCCATTACCGATCGCCCCGTCCTCATCAACGCCGAGGTCGTAAGAGCCGACAACGTCTTTCCCATGATTCCCGCCGGCGCCCGCCTCGAAGACATGATTATCGAGCCACCTACCACCAAATTAGCCAAACCCACCGGGAGCACCTAGCACCATGCCGCCGATCAGCCACATATTTAACCTTCAAGTCCGCGACACCCCTGGCGTCTTGGTGCGGGTCGCGCAAGTCTTTGGCCGCCGCGGCTGCAACATCACCAGTCTCCATGTCGAGCCAAACGCCGACGGCACGTGGTCAACCATGACCATTGCCGCCCACAACGTCCCCCACCCCGCCCAAATCCAGCTCCAACTCGAAAAACTCATCGACGTCGGGAGCGCTGCCCTCAAAACCATCACCAAGGAATCAAATTCATGAATGATGCCGTCAAACAAACCCTGCTCGCCCGCGTCTACGACGTAGCCGTCAAAACCCCGCTCGACCGCGCCGACAAGCTCAGCGCACAGCTCAGCCATGAGGTCTACCTCAAACGCGAAGACCTCCAGCCCGTCCACTCGTTCAAACTCCGCGGCGCCTACAACAAAATAGCCTCGCTCGCCACGGCCGAACGCCACCGCGGTGTCATCGCCGCCAGCGCCGGCAACCACGCCCAGGGCGTAGCCCTCGCCGCCCAAAAGCTCGGCCTCTCGGCGCTCATCGTCATGCCCCGCACCACGCCGGCCATCAAAGTCGAGGCCGTCAAATCCTACGGCGCCGAGGTCGAACTAGCCGGCGACAGCTACTCCGACGCCGCCGACCACGCCGCCCGCCGCACCGCCGAAACCGGCCGCACCTACATCCATCCCTTCGATGACCCGCTCGTCATCGCCGGCCAGGGCACCGTCGGCCTGGAGCTCCTCGAGCAGCTCCCCAACGTCACCCACATCTTCGTACCGGTCGGCGGCGGCGGCCTCATCGCCGGCATCGCCCAGTACGTGAAGGCCCTGCGGCCGGGCGTTAAAATCATCAGCGTCGAGCCCGAAGACAGCAACGTCCTCCAAGCCTCCCTCGCCGCCGGCCAGCGCGTCACCCTCCCTCACGTCGGCATCTTCGCCGACGGCGTAGCCGTTAAACAAATGGGCGCCACCACTTTCAAAATCTGCCAAGAACTCGTCGACGACAGCCTTACCGTCACCACCGACGAGCTCTGCGCCGCCATCAAATCCATCTTCGAAGAAACCCGCAGCATCGTCGAGCCCGCCGGCGCCCTGGCCGTAGCCGGCATCGCCAAATACGCCGCCGCCCACCCCGACCCCACCATGCGCACCGTCGCCATTTGTTCCGGCGCCAATATGACCTTCGAACGCCTCCAGTTCATTGCCGAGCGCACCCTGCTGGGCAGCGGCAAAGAAGCCCTATTTGCCATCACCCTAGCCGAAAAACCCAACGCCCTACAGCACTTCTGCCAGCACGTCGTAAGCGGTCACAACATCACCCAGTTCGGCTACCGCCTCAATCAGCGCAGCCAAGCTCACGTCTTCGTCGGCATCAGCATCAACGGACCCGAAGACAAAGCCGAATTCACGGCCAAAATGAAGGCCGAGGGCTACCAATACACCGATCTCTCCCTCGACGACACCGCCAAAGAGCACATTCGCTACATGATCGGCGGCCCCGCGCCCGAAACACAGTCCGAGCACCTCTACCGAGTCACCTTCCCCGAACGCCCCGGCGCCCTCAGCGACTTCCTGCATCACGTCGGCCACCAATGGAACATCAGCCTCTTCCACTACCGCGGCCTCGGCAGCGACACCGGCCGCGTCCTCATCGGTTTCGAGGCCGAAGACCGGCACGCCCTCGAGGCCAAACTCGCCGCCGCCAACTGTGATTTCACGCCTATTGCCTCGCCCGCCGCCCGCTTGTTCCTCTAAGCGTCAAGGGGCTCCCGGCAGTCGATCGCGCGACCGCCGGGAGCCCAATTCATTACGCCAAAGCGTTGTACGTCGACCGATTCACCACGATCTGCACGGCCTGGAGCTGGGAGTAGCCAGGCTCAAACCCCACCGTAGTCGCTGCGACATACACCGGATGATCAATCCCTGCGCGGCGAAACGACATGGCCTTGCCCAAGCCGTTGCACACGCTGGCCCGACCAGCTTGCCCAATGAGCGTCAGCTCATCACGCCACGGCGGTCCAGACAGTTGCCTTTGCGCTTCCGCACTCGGCTCTACGCCGAGCACACTAAGGCATACCTGTACATAAGTTGCGCTGGCAAACTGAGACACCCCACGCGGATTTGGCCCCAAGTTCTCGGGGCTGATGAAGCTCGCCACGTACTTGCCGGTGTCATCCGGAGACCTGACAGTGAACGGCACAGCGTCACCGTTCAGGGGGTCTACTTCTGCCTTCAATTGGCCTATGCTGGCACCGTCCTTCAGGAACACTACCAACCGCTCTAGCTCGCCGCCACGGACCTGCAGACCAAACAATGGCTTGGCCTCTTGATCACCCTCTCGCAGGCGCACCGGGAACTGCTGCTTCGTCAGCCCGGCATAACGCGCCGCCGCCGAAGCCAGGTCCGATGACGACACCGCCGTTCGCGCCCCCGGAGCCGTGAGGATCGTAAAATGGTAGCCGCTCTGTTCGAAGTGCCCCCGAACCGTGAGATGGTACTCCGGCAAGCTCGGCATCTGGAGGTCTCCCGCCATCGCTCGCATTGTTTCGGGCGGCAAGACGCTGCCTACCGTTATCGCCGACGGCACCGGCGCGGAGGAAGCCGAACCACCCCCTCTACTAAGTAGGAGGAGGCCGAAAACGCCCACCACACCCAGCACTAGCAAGTAGCGTCGCATTACAGAGATCCCTTCGGTCGACGGTATACGAACGCCGATCATCTTACACTCCCCCATCACCAAAATCAAAAGGCATCTCGCTTAACCCCTAGGCGCACCTAAAATTACTTACGCCGTAAAACCGCCACCTGCCCCGCCATCCAAGTGGCTCGGGCATCCCAGATGCCCGGCTATTCCTCAAACCGTTCCACCTCAAACCGCCGAATCTCCACCACCTCATCCAGACCAATCCCACCCTTCTCGCGGCAAATTCGAATCTGCTCCTCCGCACTATCCACGCCCTCCAGATCCGGCAATAGCACCCCCTGCCGCCCGTCTCCAGACGTCACAATAATTCCATACCGCTTCGGATCCAGCCGCGCCACATCGCGCTCTACCACCGCCGCACCCAGCACGTCCACGCTAATCTTCAAATCCCCCAACTCCTCCGCCCTCACCGCCCCAAACCGCGGGTCCTGCGTCGCCGCTGCCACCGCATTCGCCATCACCTCCTCGGCCAAACTACGCTTCGCCGACGCCACCGTCCCAATGCACCCCCGCAACTCCCCATCCGCCTCATGCAGCGACACAAACGCCCCCGCCCGCCGGCGCCAACCCCCATCCAAGTCCTTCGGCGCCGCCATCACCTCACCTGTCTCCAAATAATGCCCAATCGCCTCCCGCGCCAACGCCGTAATCCTCGCCGCCTCCTCCACCGCCAACGTCGCCACCATATACCCCACCCCAAACGGCCCCTCATAGCTCAAAACCTCGGTTCGCACATCCACCCCCTCCAGCGCCCCCAGCAAAAACAAAATCGACCGCAGCCCACACTCCGCCCCCTCATTCAGCGTCACCGGATCAATCGCCAACAACGCCGGCGCGTCCCGCCGCCGTACCGCCGCCACAATCAACTCATCCAGCACCGGCCCCGCCGCCTTAAACCCGTACGGCCCATCCGCACGCAAAACATGACTCAAATCCCCCGACGCCACAATCCCATACCGCGTCTTCTCGCCCCGCACCCGCGCCCCCACCTCACGGCCATAATCAAAATAATATTGGTATGAGTCCTCGGTCACCAATATCTCCTCCACCGGCATCTCCCCCGAAAGCCGCC
This is a stretch of genomic DNA from Candidatus Saccharimonadia bacterium. It encodes these proteins:
- a CDS encoding ACT domain-containing protein gives rise to the protein MPPISHIFNLQVRDTPGVLVRVAQVFGRRGCNITSLHVEPNADGTWSTMTIAAHNVPHPAQIQLQLEKLIDVGSAALKTITKESNS
- the ilvA gene encoding threonine ammonia-lyase, biosynthetic; its protein translation is MNDAVKQTLLARVYDVAVKTPLDRADKLSAQLSHEVYLKREDLQPVHSFKLRGAYNKIASLATAERHRGVIAASAGNHAQGVALAAQKLGLSALIVMPRTTPAIKVEAVKSYGAEVELAGDSYSDAADHAARRTAETGRTYIHPFDDPLVIAGQGTVGLELLEQLPNVTHIFVPVGGGGLIAGIAQYVKALRPGVKIISVEPEDSNVLQASLAAGQRVTLPHVGIFADGVAVKQMGATTFKICQELVDDSLTVTTDELCAAIKSIFEETRSIVEPAGALAVAGIAKYAAAHPDPTMRTVAICSGANMTFERLQFIAERTLLGSGKEALFAITLAEKPNALQHFCQHVVSGHNITQFGYRLNQRSQAHVFVGISINGPEDKAEFTAKMKAEGYQYTDLSLDDTAKEHIRYMIGGPAPETQSEHLYRVTFPERPGALSDFLHHVGHQWNISLFHYRGLGSDTGRVLIGFEAEDRHALEAKLAAANCDFTPIASPAARLFL
- the amrA gene encoding AmmeMemoRadiSam system protein A, yielding MLVLVFGLISPHPPLIIPEIGGEDIKKVRKTTAALERAVGELAEAGVEELIVISPHEDHGFEVPEYYLRRRLSGEMPVEEILVTEDSYQYYFDYGREVGARVRGEKTRYGIVASGDLSHVLRADGPYGFKAAGPVLDELIVAAVRRRDAPALLAIDPVTLNEGAECGLRSILFLLGALEGVDVRTEVLSYEGPFGVGYMVATLAVEEAARITALAREAIGHYLETGEVMAAPKDLDGGWRRRAGAFVSLHEADGELRGCIGTVASAKRSLAEEVMANAVAAATQDPRFGAVRAEELGDLKISVDVLGAAVVERDVARLDPKRYGIIVTSGDGRQGVLLPDLEGVDSAEEQIRICREKGGIGLDEVVEIRRFEVERFEE